From Cydia strobilella chromosome 4, ilCydStro3.1, whole genome shotgun sequence, the proteins below share one genomic window:
- the LOC134741125 gene encoding uncharacterized protein LOC134741125: MSPVSGSSVSTGIMATSAPLLPAKVSSEVRVKQKVSAPSYFESLSENAAPPFRPPGKQARPRILIGTIMSEREAVEMVAAADAPLGLWKYIYNFVVEKNITENFNLSERQFLASLVCEVTDYAAQRDFTAFKLALLITLYLDTHKYFKWYYWLSPRELWVYFIENLIRHTIEDSPDGQEVFEPEESYDILTHFHAAYVSNLPLVHIATFGATRLRLSWPFKPK, encoded by the exons ATGAGTCCCGTCTCCGGGTCCTCGGTGTCTACAGGAATTATGGCCACTTCAGCTCCTCTGTTACCGGCCAAG GTATCATCAGAAGTGCGAGTGAAACAAAAAGTGTCGGCTCCCAGCTACTTCGAGTCGCTCAGTGAAAATGCTGCACCGCCATTCCGACCCCCGGGCAAGCAGGCGCGCCCGAGGATTCTTATAG GCACCATCATGAGCGAGCGGGAGGCTGTAGAGATGGTCGCGGCGGCCGACGCTCCTCTCGGCCTTTGGAAGTATATCT ATAACTTTGTagtggaaaaaaatataacagaAAACTTCAATCTGTCCGAGCGTCAGTTCCTTGCGAGTCTTGTGTGTGAG GTGACGGACTACGCGGCACAACGCGACTTCACCGCGTTCAAGTTGGCGTTACTCATCACGCTCTACCTCGACACGCACAAGTACTTCAAGTGGTACTACTGGCTGTCTCCGCGCGAGCTGTGGGTGTACTTTATAGAGAACTTGATACGACACACCATTGAG GACTCCCCCGACGGCCAGGAAGTGTTCGAGCCTGAAGAGAGCTACGACATCCTAACGCACTTCCACGCCGCGTACGTGAGCAACCTGCCGCTCGTGCACATAGCCACCTTCGGCGCCACTCGACTGCGGCTCAGCTGGCCCTTCAAACCCAAGTAG
- the LOC134740443 gene encoding rRNA-processing protein UTP23 homolog has translation MKITRYKKVQKYLKFYYNNFGFHQPYQVLIDGTFCFAAFTEHINIKDQVPKYLNSQVKLLTTRCIIIETEKIAKKTHGALTILKQFGTHECGHKEAISGANCILSMVGKKNPKHYIVATQDRDLQEKLRQKAGIPLLYLHNKSPTFEKPSQASYDKAGKALEANPFITETQNEALKIMKEAFGLKQEETKQLIKKKKSHNPNPLSCKRKKNKSANKIEAKAGVSEGKVRKRKKKKLPKHLKEQLKSAVNA, from the exons ATGAAAATCACACGCTACAAGAAAGTCCAGAAATATCTTAAGTTCTACTATAACAACTTCGGTTTCCACCAGCCTTACCAAGTCTTGATCGATGGAACATTTTGCTTCGCGGCATTCACC GAACACATTAATATAAAAGACCAAGTACCCAAATATCTGAATAGCCAAGTAAAACTCCTGACCACAAGATGCATCATAATCGAGACGGAAAAGATCGCCAAGAAGACTCATGGTGCCCTgactattttaaaacaatttggcACACACGAATGTGGGCACAAAGAAGCCATATCTGGAGCTAACTGTATTTTGTCTATGGTCGGTAAGAAAAATCCAAAACATTATATAGTGGCAACACAAGACAGGGACTTACAAGAAAAACTAAGGCAGAAGGCTGGTATACCTCTtctatatttacataataaatctCCTACTTTTGAGAAACCTTCACAAGCAAGCTATGACAAGGCCGGTAAAGCCCTAGAAGCCAACCCTTTCATTACTGAAACTCAAAATGAGGCATTGAAAATCATGAAAGAAGCCTTTGGTCTCAAACAAGAAGAAACTAAACAgctaattaaaaagaaaaagtctCACAACCCTAATCCTTTGTCTTGCAAAAGGAAGAAAAATAAATCTGCAAATAAGATAGAAGCAAAAGCAGGAGTGAGCGAGGGGAAAGTTAGGAAGCGAAAGAAAAAGAAGTTGCCCAAACATTTGAAGGAGCAATTGAAAAGTGCTGTGAATgcttaa
- the LOC134740445 gene encoding anaphase-promoting complex subunit 13 — MDSKYRRNGRLLDMVDEEWRAERLPDEDIAVPAEELPDPEADSADSHLTLKEQSMRWQENFPEPAANTEQ, encoded by the coding sequence ATGGACAGTAAATACCGTCGCAACGGGCGTTTGCTGGACATGGTAGACGAGGAGTGGCGCGCGGAGCGGCTGCCCGACGAGGACATCGCGGTGCCGGCGGAGGAGCTGCCGGACCCCGAGGCTGACAGCGCGGACTCGCACCTCACGCTCAAGGAGCAGAGCATGCGCTGGCAGGAGAACTTCCCCGAGCCCGCCGCTAACACCGAGCAGTAA